One Symphalangus syndactylus isolate Jambi chromosome 10, NHGRI_mSymSyn1-v2.1_pri, whole genome shotgun sequence genomic region harbors:
- the FGF5 gene encoding fibroblast growth factor 5 isoform X2 produces MSPFIGRLFCPLLGHLHPLRCPSSMLPLYPLHTAVIIPFIKLHHNGCLLVHYSAKFTDDCKFRERFQENSYNTYASAIHRTEKTGREWYVALNKRGKAKRGCSPRVKPQHISTHFLPRFKQSEQPELSFTVTVPEKKKPPSPIKPKVPLSTPRKNTNSVKYRLKFRFG; encoded by the exons atgtcaccttttatAGGAAGACTTTTCTGCCCTCTTCTCGGCCACCTCCACCCTCTTAGATGCCCTTCCTCTATGCTGCCATTGTACCCTCTGCATACCGCTGTCATAATTCCATTTATCAAGCTGCACCATAATGGATGTCTACTTGTCCACTATTCT GCCAAGTTCACAGATGACTGCAAGTTCAGGGAGCGTTTTCAAGAAAACAGCTATAATACCTATGCCTCAGCAATACATAGAACTGAAAAAACAGGGCGGGAGTGGTATGTGGCTCTGAATAAAAGAGGAAAAGCCAAAAGAGGGTGCAGCCCCCGGGTTAAACCCCAGCACATCTCTACCCATTTTCTGCCAAGATTCAAGCAGTCGGAGCAGCCAGAACTTTCTTTCACGGTTACTGTTCCTGAAAAGAAAAAGCCACCTAGCCCTATCAAGCCAAAGGTTCCCCTTTCTACACCTCGGAAAAATACCAACTCAGTGAAATACAGACTCAAGTTTCGCTTTGGATAA